The sequence below is a genomic window from Lolium perenne isolate Kyuss_39 chromosome 4, Kyuss_2.0, whole genome shotgun sequence.
CTTGGCGTTGGACCGCTTCAGGAGTCTACTCTACGGCTTCGGCTTATCGCTGTCAGTTCGCCGGGGCCTATCCTCTGTTCAGGACGGCCAAGGTGTGGAACGCGCATGCGGAGCCGAAGTGCCGTTTTTTTGCTTGGCTGGCGCTCCACGGGAAGGTCTTGACGGCAGACAATCTGGCGATTCGGGGGTGGCCACATGACCCCATTTGCAAACTGTGCAGGATACACCCGGAGACGGTGCAACATCTACTCTTGGAATGCAATTTCGCCAAGTTGGTTCGCGACAAGATTTTTGGGTGGAATGGCACCATCGGGGTGCCGCCGCCTGTGCTTGGGCATGGCTTAAATTCATGGTGGGACGGGATGGTCACAACACTTCAAAGCGGGAAACGAAGGGAGGCTAATGGTGCCTTCATCTACACCATTTGGGGCATCTGGAAAGAGCGGAATAGAAGGATTTTCCGCAACGAGTCATTGATGCCAGACATGGTGGCTCACATTATTTGGGAGGATATAGCGCAGAGAGCTTTCGCTCACTCTCAGGATCCTGGAGACCTGGCGGTTGTTTTTTAGAGGTTTCAGGCTTTAGTACTTACGCTTACTGCCCTCTCCCGGTTGTGGGCTTGGAGAACTGATCTTTGCTCTCGCAAAGACTCTATGTAATTAACCTTTCTATTCTATCTAATCGGATGGCAGGATCGACTGCTTTAAAACTCAAAAAGAACCCCTGGCTAGCTAAATGCATGCGTGACGTAATTGCATTCTTGCCTGGCCGCGTACTCGTTCTATCGCAGGCTGCGCGCGCGTACTTGGTGAACGCAGCGATTCTACCGCTCCGGTAGGTGAAGTAGTGATGACGTCACGCTGACATCATCCATGTGTTGATTTAGTTTTCAAAAATTTGTGAAATGTATCTAAAATTTATGAAACATGTCTGAAACTTGTGAAAAATTATTTACTGTTCAAAATATGTTTCATAAAGTTTCACATCTGTTGTTGACGTGTTTATGAAACTTGTGAAATATTTTCTACTGTTTAAATTTGTTTCAATATGTTTCAGTTTTGTCAAAAAAGGAACAAAAAGTTTCACCAATCTTAAAGCACAATATGTGGTGGATGGCACTCCTGCACATACAGTTGCCTGTAAAAAGGAGTTTTCGCGTACTTGCTCGCCTGCGCGGACGTACTCGATGTGCAGCGTGCGGACTCGCTCACGGGGCCGCGTAGAATGTATACGCGATGCGCAGCGTGCGTACTCGCTTGCGGGGCCGCGTGGGTTGGCTCGTTCGGAACGTTTAGACACGTGTCAAGCTGTCGTACGAAGAGCAGAGCGATACTTCCCTTCGTGAAGGTTGGTCTTTATCTAGTGGTACCCTGTTTTCACCAATTATTTGTGACCCGCGGGTGGAGGAATTGCTCGCCAAAATTTTGGCCTGCTAGTTTGATTGCGCTTTTTTTTTTTGCGTACCAGTTCAATTACGCATTAATTATGACCCGTAGATCGATCAAGAGGCTGCATCATCCCAAGCACGTTATTTAGAGGGCATGGCAATTTCTAGATTTTTTCTTTGGTTATTCTGCAGCTGTCTGGATTTAAAGAGCGCCCCAGAGTGCATCGCGTTGCCGCACGGAGAATTTATAGAGGAAATTTGGTTTAATTTTTTTAGAAACCATACGATTATATAGCCAAAGGGAATACGCCGCGCCTAAAATCATCCCAAGCGCAGCTAATGTGGCTACTAACTTAGTAAGCAGTTTCTTTCGCATGTAAGAAATATTGAAGCACAACAGAAAAAAACATTATAAACCTCGAGGAGTGACGACTTGCAAAACCAAAACTTAAAATTTAAGAAAAGCTCAACGTTGTTCGTCCCTAACACAACCTACTTGATTTGATCGAACTAAATGAGTAACCACGATACTATGACTAAGACTCGGAATCTGCCCTAGCTATGCTAGCATTGAGTAACAGTTGGATTACACGTAAGTAAATTATTAACGTCGGGAGGCCGCATCATGACGGGGACTTTGCATCTGGTCGAGGATGACGGCGAGCGCGATGATGAAGGCCTGGTCGACGCCCGTCTTGATCCACAGCGTGTACCTGTTCTCCCCGACCAGCGAGGCCCAGAGGCTGCTCTCGTTCCTGATCTGCGCAACGAAGTCGGCGCCGTCGTCACCGCCACGGGAGACGGTCATGGTGCCGCGGAGGTAGCTGCCTCGGACGACGAAGTCGGGGACCCGCTCGCCGGAGGAGTTGCCGTGGAGGAAGACGTGCACCGTGTATCCCATCTGGAGGAAGCGCGTCTTGTCGACGGCGACGAAGAGCCGGTCCGCGCCCTTCATGTCGCGGCCCCGGAACGCCTCCCACCGGCGCTGGCCGGCGACCCCGAAGCGGGACTCCTCGACGGCGAGCAGGGGGGCCTGGGAGGCGGCGTCGAGCAGGAGGAGGGAGCGCAGGTTGCCGTTGCCCAGGTGGGCCGTCTGCACCTTCATCATCACGGCCGCGTCGTCGTTGCTGCCGAAGGTGGTGACGTTGAATCCGGGGCCGCTCCAGGTGTCGGACCTGGTCACCGTCAGCGCCGTCGGGTGCTCCGCGTAGAAGCGGCCGTCCACCGCCGCCTTGCTCTCCCACGGCCACGACATGTCGGCGTGCTACGTGAGGTCGAGACTCGAGAGGATGGAACGTACGTGCGCCGAGATTTAGATCGAAGAGGGCTTGTAATTGATTGGGTACGGAACAAGACAAAGGTAGCTACGTATTTATATATACGCGCGCCATCGTCAAGGTCTTTCGTCTGAAAAGGAATAGGACTTTTCCTTGTTGTACAAGACAAATACTGTTCAAGAATTAATCGAGGTGTTATGTTCGCCCCCGACGCAATACGATTACAGCAGCGTTCGGCATTGAGTTTTAACCTGGATTATTACGAGAGTCCAACTTTTGGCAAACTTGTGTAGTGTATGTGAAAGCCTCTTTTGTAGCACGGGCTACATGTAgcctgtttttgttttgtttccaaaAACTTCCATACTTTTGATTTTATAGTtttagaaaattttgaaaaaatacaTCGACGTAGAGAATGTTGGAGTCTATCAATGTGTAAATTTTCAGATTAAAATACATTGTATTTTGCCCTCAATAGAAAGacaaaatcttataaaatgaaaaACCTAGATTATATTGTACTGTTCATTACTAATATCAATGGATGATGAAATAatgatatttttttatttttgatgagtCCAAAATacaatatattatattttgaaaaTTTACACATTTGTATATTTCATGATatattttttagattttttttgaCATGGCTTGAATGAAATTCTTATAGATCTAAAAAATATCCTACGTGTAGCTCGGTCTACGTGTCGCCACTTTCATGTATGCAATCCTAGGAATTTTCTGCTGTAATTCCGTCTGGTAACTTATAAACCAAACTTGTGTAATATTTTTAATCTTTCTAATTGATTCCGTCATTATTGTTGGCCATATACCAACACGTAACACCCGGTGAGGCCAAGGCAAGGGTTTCTCCTAATTTCATGTGGGTTCAGTCTGCACTTGTTAAACAGATATGGGAGAAACCTCGATCAAATTTCTTAAAACTGAATGTtgatactacttacaatcatgatGATCAAGGGGGAGCTTCTGGTATGTGACCAGAGATAGTCAAGGAGTTTTTGTCGCGGCCTCgagattcataccacatgtagcatCACCCTGTTATGGCAGAAGCTTTGGCTATGTGTCATGGGCTGGAACTTGCGGTCTCCATTGGAGCTAATGCCGGTAGAAGCGCAATCAGATTCTATAGAGGTAATACACTATTCCTCGGGGCAAGAATGGATGTGGAATGAAGCAACTGCAGTTTATGCAGATTGTTTGACGAGTGCGGGAATCAACAGGAAGGTTGAGTTCACTCATTTTCCGAGAGAGGTGAATGAAGTGACGCATCAAATAGCTAGGTGTTGCTTTGATTCGAAAAATTCCTGTAATTGGGTCGATGAACCCCCTAGTTTTATTTTGCAAACTCTCGTGAACGATGTAACTATTATCTGATATTAATAAAGCTAGTTGTGGTGGCCTTCCCTAAAAAAGCCGTCTTCTTTCTCAAACACATCTACTAGCTCTCATTCTCCCATGACGTCGTCCTTCGATGCATCAGTTGCGCATCTGTTCGGCCACACCGTGCATGAGAAACTCACGAGTGAAAACTTTCTCGTGTGGAAAGTCGGTCGTTATTCCTGCAATCCGTGGTGGTCGCCTATTCGGGTACCTCGATGGCTCCATCAAAGCTCCGGCAAGAAAACCGCCGTTGAGATGGATAACCCCGCGCGTCCCCACCTATACTGAATGGATCAAGAAGGATAAGCAGGTGCTTGCCTATGTTCTCCGATCTCTCGCGAATTCTAGTGGAGGTAACCGAACATCACATGATCGACGCACCTGGCCTAGACGTCGATCCAGACCATGCACGTCTCGCAGTCCCACGCAAGGATCATGTACCTGAAGCTGACTCTTAACAATCTGAAGAAGAAGGAGATGACTGCAGTTGCCACTAGAAGAATGAGTTGATTTGCGATCTTTGGATAGAGATAGTGGATAAAATCGTCATAGATCTATGATGATTTTGCACACCAGATCCTAGCAAGTTGTTTGAAGGTCAAAGATCTAGAAAATTATAACGATTTAATTCAAGAACTTCATTATTTTCCTGGCATAATCGCCACGGTTTAGAACCTTATATTAAATCATTACAACCAATTTAAATCATCATAATTTGTAGTAATAAAATTATATTTTTACTACAAAGTGCTAGGCAACTAAGCAATACCTAAATTGCTAGTGGAATCCAGTTATGCACAGACAAGCATGTATCAACAGTACTAATGAGTAATCACGACTTGATCGTGCACACAGGAGCACGATACATTCTTTGCGGCGGGACCCGTTTACATGTGACTTCTGACTAGCTACATCTAGGGTCACTGCCACCTAACTCGTCCTCCCATTTTTAGCCGTTGAGGTTGTCTGGGAGAACAGAACTATGAAGGCCAATCAAAGTCCCTGGGCTGAATGGCCTTTCGATAGCTTTCTTCCTCGCTTTTTAGGAGAAGATTTGGGGGGTGATCGTGCCGGTGTTCCATGAGTTCTGTACTGGGAGGCTGGTCATGTCTCATTTGAATTTTGGCGTGGTTACCCTGATCTCCAAAGTACTGGGGTGTCATGGACATCTTGAAATTTAGGCCAATCATGATGATTAATATAATTCAGTGGATAATCTCTAAGGTTTGTGCATCACAAATGGCCCCTGTCATGGAGTCCTTGACTCACCCATGTCGATATGTCTTCCTCAAAGACCGGTTTATACATGATCGGGTGCTTGCGCTGCATCAGATTGTCCCATGAGGTCAAGACCCGGCAACATAAAGTGGTCTTCCTTAAGCTAGACTTCCAAAAGGCCTATGACCGCTTGCACTGACACTTCTTATGTCAAGTGCTCTAGTGGAGGGGGCTTGATGACCGGCTGATCAAATGGAGCGTGCAGTTCATCATGAGCGGTAACACTACTATCAACATCAACTTGGAGGTGGGCCCTTATTTTATTCCATCGTGTGGAGTGAGGTAGGTGGACCCATCTCCCCTTAATTACTCTTTTACTCTGCAACGAATGCCCTTGCAGAGATTTTAGAGAAAGTTAAGATCGTCGGCCACATCTCCGCGGTGATAGGGCA
It includes:
- the LOC127346681 gene encoding protein LURP-one-related 10-like, whose amino-acid sequence is MSWPWESKAAVDGRFYAEHPTALTVTRSDTWSGPGFNVTTFGSNDDAAVMMKVQTAHLGNGNLRSLLLLDAASQAPLLAVEESRFGVAGQRRWEAFRGRDMKGADRLFVAVDKTRFLQMGYTVHVFLHGNSSGERVPDFVVRGSYLRGTMTVSRGGDDGADFVAQIRNESSLWASLVGENRYTLWIKTGVDQAFIIALAVILDQMQSPRHDAASRR